GGTCGCCTTCGCGTAAGTCAAATTGATTGCCACTCAATTCAAGCGCTGCACAATTATGTGCTGCAAGCTCGACGGCTGCAGGTGCAATGTCAGTGGCTACGCAGTTAATAAGACCGGGACGTTCAGCGAGGAGTGAAAGCGAAATGCATCCGGTGCCAGTTCCAATTTCGAGCACCCGCGCCATGCGACACGTATTTTGTTTGTCTGCATCATCTGCGGCAACGGTGGTCTCGGTGTGAGCTATGTCTACGTTGCACACAGGTGTGCCATCATGGTTGCTCATGCTTTCAGCGCCGAGGTTTTCGGCAGAGCTATCTTTAGCTTGCGTTTGTTCTATTGCGGCTGCTTCTGCCTTACGCGCTGCTTCAATCTCGGCGTTCCAAGGCAACACTGCCTTGTTGGTCTGCGTTTGAGGCAAAATTTTACCATCAAGATAGTTGAGCACTTCTTCAACGAGCAATTCAGTTTCTGGACGTGGAATCAATACGCCTGGACGACACGCAATCGTGAGCGTGCGAAATTGAGTTTCTCCCGTTATATATTGAATGGGTTCACCTTTTACCAATCGAACAACATAAGTATGCATCAGTTTGAGCTCTTCGGCTGAAAGCGGCTGGTCGAAGGAGAGATATAGCTCAATACGAGATTTTTTGGTAACAGAAGACAGGAGCCATTCAGCGAGAAAACGCGGTTTTGTCTCTCCTTTTTCCGCTAAATATGTTTGCGTCCAGCTTAAACAGCGCTGAATTGTCCAAACTTCGGCCACGAATACCTTCCTTTATATGCACAAATACCTTGTAGGTGCAGTCTAGTCTTCTTTGAATACTACGCCTGCGCCAAAAATATCTCCGATAAGCGCCTTTGCATCATCTGTTGATTGCGGCGCTTCTATGTTGGAGCCAACATGCTCATGCGTGTTTACCGGAGAATCAGCAACAGGTAAAGAGCTTGATTGAGCACTCGGCGTTTCATCAACGTTTTCATCAAATACCGCCACATCTGCGTCGTCATAGGGGACATACTCATCTTCCCATGCTGCGCGGTCTGCCTCAACGTGGGGCT
This region of Collinsella sp. zg1085 genomic DNA includes:
- a CDS encoding HemK/PrmC family methyltransferase, producing MAEVWTIQRCLSWTQTYLAEKGETKPRFLAEWLLSSVTKKSRIELYLSFDQPLSAEELKLMHTYVVRLVKGEPIQYITGETQFRTLTIACRPGVLIPRPETELLVEEVLNYLDGKILPQTQTNKAVLPWNAEIEAARKAEAAAIEQTQAKDSSAENLGAESMSNHDGTPVCNVDIAHTETTVAADDADKQNTCRMARVLEIGTGTGCISLSLLAERPGLINCVATDIAPAAVELAAHNCAALELSGNQFDLREGDLIEPIRVDEQGQFDVLVSNPPYIPCNVMDKLPTNVKNYEPELALVSGVDGLDMYRRLIDVAPQMLRSGGLFICELYEDACEAAAQLCREAGFVDVRVIADLTQRPRFVAAYMS